A part of Maridesulfovibrio hydrothermalis AM13 = DSM 14728 genomic DNA contains:
- a CDS encoding F0F1 ATP synthase subunit gamma: MASLKDVQNQIVSIKKTKQITKAMNMVASAKLRGAQSRIDRFRPYADKFYEMLGDLAAGADSSVHPLLEVHEEIKTVGIMLVTSDRGLCGSFNANMINAALKLAAEKKAEGKTVKFYCVGKRGRDTIKKTEFEIIEAYADEMGSFDFNLAITVGNTVIDAYLAEELDEVFLVFGKFVSVASQPPTTLQILPMSSDAVGEEAEGGASSEYIYEPSVEGLLAELLPRFVKVQVYRGLLDTSTSEHAARMAAMDNATRACDDMTETLTLLYNKTRQAAITADLMDIVGGAEALKG; encoded by the coding sequence ATGGCTTCTCTTAAGGACGTCCAAAACCAAATAGTCAGTATTAAAAAGACTAAGCAGATTACCAAAGCAATGAATATGGTTGCTTCAGCTAAGCTGCGCGGTGCTCAGTCAAGAATTGACCGCTTCCGCCCTTATGCTGATAAATTCTATGAAATGCTTGGCGATCTGGCAGCAGGAGCGGACTCAAGTGTCCATCCTCTGCTCGAAGTCCACGAAGAGATCAAGACTGTAGGCATTATGCTTGTCACGTCTGATCGCGGACTTTGCGGTAGTTTTAATGCGAATATGATAAATGCGGCTCTTAAATTAGCTGCAGAAAAGAAGGCTGAAGGTAAAACTGTAAAGTTCTACTGCGTAGGTAAAAGAGGTCGTGATACCATTAAGAAGACTGAGTTCGAAATCATCGAAGCATACGCTGATGAGATGGGCTCCTTCGACTTTAATCTGGCAATCACAGTCGGTAACACTGTTATCGATGCCTACCTTGCTGAAGAGCTTGATGAGGTTTTCCTTGTTTTCGGAAAGTTTGTAAGCGTAGCTAGTCAGCCCCCGACCACACTTCAGATTCTGCCCATGTCATCTGACGCGGTAGGTGAAGAGGCTGAAGGCGGAGCATCTAGCGAATACATTTATGAACCTTCTGTTGAAGGTCTTCTCGCGGAGCTTCTACCCCGTTTTGTTAAAGTTCAGGTTTACCGTGGTCTTCTCGACACATCTACCAGCGAACACGCTGCACGTATGGCTGCAATGGATAATGCAACCAGAGCATGTGACGATATGACTGAAACTCTGACCTTGCTTTATAACAAAACCAGGCAGGCCGCTATTACCGCGGATCTTATGGACATTGTCGGCGGCGCTGAAGCGCTGAAAGGATAA
- the atpD gene encoding F0F1 ATP synthase subunit beta has protein sequence MSKVIGKIVQVIGAVVDVEFPEGQLPNILTAVEIDNPNNSDAPDLICEVAQHLGDNVVRTIAMDATEGLVRGMDAVAKGKAISVPVGDGVLGRILNVVGRPVDELGPIKCDKDMPIHRGAPEFTEQSTTVELLETGIKVVDLLVPFPKGGKMGLFGGAGVGKTVILMEMINNIAKQHGGKSCFAGVGERTREGNDLYHEMKDAGVLEKSALVYGQMNEPPGARARVALTALTIAEYFRDVEGEDVLLFIDNIFRFTQAGSEVSALLGRMPSAVGYQPTLGTDLGGLQERITSTNKGSITSVQAVYVPADDLTDPAPATTFSHLDGTLVLSRQIAELGIYPAVDPLDSTSRILDPNVLGVEHYETAREVQMVLQKYKDLQDIIAILGMDELSDEDKQTVARARRIQRFLSQPFHVAEVFTGTPGVYVKLEETVKAFRGILDGKYDDLAENSFYMVGGIEEAVAKEKNK, from the coding sequence ATGAGTAAAGTTATAGGTAAAATTGTTCAGGTTATCGGCGCGGTTGTTGACGTCGAATTTCCTGAAGGGCAATTGCCCAACATTCTGACTGCGGTCGAGATTGATAACCCGAACAACTCTGATGCTCCTGATCTTATTTGTGAAGTAGCACAGCACCTTGGTGACAATGTTGTTCGTACCATCGCGATGGACGCAACAGAAGGTCTTGTTCGCGGAATGGACGCAGTAGCCAAAGGTAAAGCAATCAGCGTACCTGTTGGTGACGGCGTACTCGGTCGTATCCTTAACGTTGTTGGACGCCCTGTTGATGAACTGGGTCCCATCAAATGCGATAAAGATATGCCCATTCACCGCGGAGCACCCGAGTTCACCGAGCAGTCCACTACTGTTGAACTGCTTGAAACCGGTATCAAAGTTGTTGACCTTCTCGTTCCCTTCCCCAAGGGTGGCAAGATGGGTCTCTTCGGCGGCGCAGGTGTTGGTAAAACCGTTATTCTCATGGAAATGATTAACAACATTGCGAAACAGCACGGTGGTAAATCTTGCTTCGCTGGTGTTGGTGAGCGTACCCGTGAAGGTAACGACCTCTACCATGAAATGAAAGACGCTGGTGTTCTTGAGAAATCAGCTCTCGTATATGGTCAGATGAACGAACCTCCGGGGGCGCGTGCTCGTGTTGCTCTGACAGCATTGACCATCGCTGAATACTTCCGTGATGTTGAAGGTGAAGACGTTCTTCTCTTTATTGATAACATCTTCCGCTTCACACAGGCGGGATCTGAAGTATCCGCACTCCTCGGTCGTATGCCTTCCGCGGTTGGTTACCAGCCTACTCTTGGTACTGACCTTGGTGGCCTTCAGGAACGTATTACTTCCACAAACAAAGGTTCTATTACCTCTGTTCAGGCTGTATACGTACCTGCTGATGACCTTACTGACCCCGCACCGGCAACTACCTTCTCTCACCTTGACGGTACTCTCGTTCTTTCCCGTCAGATTGCAGAGCTTGGTATTTACCCTGCTGTTGACCCGCTTGACTCCACATCCCGTATCCTCGACCCCAACGTTCTTGGTGTCGAACACTACGAGACTGCTCGTGAAGTACAGATGGTTCTGCAGAAATATAAAGATCTTCAGGATATCATCGCCATTCTTGGTATGGATGAACTTTCTGATGAAGATAAACAGACTGTTGCACGTGCTCGTCGCATCCAGCGTTTCCTCTCCCAGCCGTTCCACGTTGCTGAAGTTTTCACCGGTACTCCCGGCGTTTACGTAAAGCTCGAAGAAACAGTTAAGGCTTTCAGAGGAATCCTCGACGGCAAATACGATGATCTGGCTGAAAACTCTTTCTACATGGTTGGCGGAATCGAAGAAGCCGTCGCGAAAGAGAAAAACAAATAG
- a CDS encoding F0F1 ATP synthase subunit epsilon, which yields MASKLLLEIVTPDRKVLSQEVDYVGAPGIEGEFGIMANHIPFLSALGVGNLYFKEGNRTHYIFISGGFAEVGNNKVTILAEVAEKAVEIDIARAQKAQEKAKARLAKAQDNIESARAQAALQRALSRLSCKDAAQHAGTTTH from the coding sequence ATGGCTAGTAAGCTCCTCTTGGAAATCGTTACTCCTGATCGCAAGGTCCTTTCTCAGGAAGTCGACTATGTCGGCGCTCCCGGGATTGAGGGTGAGTTTGGTATTATGGCCAATCATATACCCTTCCTTTCAGCTCTCGGCGTAGGTAACCTTTATTTTAAAGAAGGTAATCGCACTCACTATATCTTTATTTCCGGCGGCTTTGCTGAAGTTGGAAATAATAAAGTGACCATTCTCGCTGAAGTTGCTGAAAAGGCCGTTGAGATCGATATCGCTCGGGCTCAGAAAGCTCAGGAAAAAGCGAAGGCTCGTTTGGCTAAAGCGCAGGATAACATCGAATCAGCTCGCGCACAGGCTGCTCTTCAGAGAGCCTTGTCCCGCTTGAGCTGTAAAGATGCTGCACAGCACGCAGGAACAACAACT